From a region of the Streptacidiphilus albus JL83 genome:
- the paaB gene encoding 1,2-phenylacetyl-CoA epoxidase subunit PaaB: MTARSEWPLYEVFVRGKRGLNHVHVGSLHAPDERMALTNARDLYTRRNEGVSIWVVRSEAITASTPDERDSFFDPSGDKVYRHPTFYAIPDDIPHI; the protein is encoded by the coding sequence ATGACCGCCCGCTCCGAGTGGCCGCTCTACGAGGTGTTCGTGCGCGGCAAGCGCGGACTCAACCACGTCCACGTCGGCTCGCTGCACGCCCCCGACGAGCGGATGGCGCTCACCAACGCCCGCGACCTCTACACCCGTCGCAACGAGGGCGTCAGCATCTGGGTCGTCCGCTCCGAGGCCATCACCGCCTCCACCCCGGACGAGCGCGACTCCTTCTTCGACCCCAGCGGCGACAAGGTCTACCGCCACCCCACCTTCTACGCCATCCCCGACGACATCCCGCACATCTGA
- the paaC gene encoding 1,2-phenylacetyl-CoA epoxidase subunit PaaC has protein sequence MTDDHVYLSLAEAPAEGDTRWAFGTGFEDPLHGVDTALPPGIDPAAVAALCLALGDDALVAAQRLAEWCTRAPELEEEVALANIGLDLLGQARLLLARAGQAEGRGRDEDALAYFREPAEFRNVHLVELPNGDFAECVARLLLFSSWRLARFQALTAHPDPVLAAVAAKGVSELAYHRDHAAQWTVRLGDGTEESRRRMRQALAQVWPHRQELLTELEQSAGAGARAEVEQTLLRVLEAAGLDLPAEADAAVEAGSGRDGQHTPHLAGLLAELQSVARADPEATW, from the coding sequence ATGACCGACGACCACGTCTACCTCTCCCTCGCCGAGGCTCCGGCCGAGGGCGACACCCGCTGGGCCTTCGGGACCGGCTTCGAGGACCCGCTGCACGGCGTCGACACCGCGCTGCCGCCCGGCATCGACCCGGCGGCGGTCGCGGCGCTCTGCCTGGCCCTCGGCGACGACGCCCTCGTCGCCGCCCAGCGGCTCGCCGAATGGTGCACCCGCGCCCCGGAGCTGGAGGAGGAGGTGGCCCTCGCCAACATCGGCCTGGACCTCCTCGGCCAGGCCCGGCTGCTGCTGGCCCGGGCCGGCCAGGCCGAGGGCCGGGGCCGGGACGAGGACGCCCTGGCCTACTTCCGCGAGCCCGCGGAGTTCCGCAACGTCCACCTGGTCGAGCTGCCCAACGGCGACTTCGCCGAGTGCGTCGCCCGGCTGCTGCTCTTCTCCAGCTGGCGGCTCGCGCGGTTCCAGGCGCTGACGGCACACCCCGACCCGGTGCTGGCCGCCGTCGCGGCCAAGGGCGTCAGTGAACTCGCCTACCACCGCGACCACGCCGCGCAGTGGACGGTGCGGCTGGGCGACGGCACCGAGGAGTCGCGCCGGCGGATGCGGCAGGCGCTGGCGCAGGTCTGGCCCCACCGGCAGGAACTGCTGACCGAACTGGAGCAGTCGGCCGGGGCCGGGGCGCGGGCCGAGGTCGAACAGACGCTGCTGCGGGTGCTGGAGGCGGCCGGGCTCGACCTGCCCGCCGAGGCCGATGCGGCCGTGGAGGCCGGCTCGGGACGGGACGGGCAGCACACCCCGCACCTGGCCGGACTGCTCGCCGAACTCCAGTCCGTGGCCCGGGCCGACCCGGAGGCGACGTGGTGA